DNA from Luteolibacter yonseiensis:
ACCAGCCGAGCGGGGCCACACCCGGATTCCCGAAATTCTGCGAGAAACATTTCCCGGAGCAGGCGGGCATGGCGAACGGTTGGAAATACCGCAACGCCGGCGTCTGGGTCTGCGACCGCCAGGCGGCCGCCGAGATGTTGCGTGTGGCCGAGGAACCCTACATCAACGCGTGGCAGGAACAGCACCAGTGGAACTGGTGGCTTGTCCGTGCGGCCGCCGCCGGCATGGCGGTGACCACCCTGCCGGATGAATGGAACCGCTTCGGACTGGAGCAGGGGCAGGCTCATTTCTGGCACCTCGCGGGGAAGAACAAGGCCGAGATGTTCCGGAAGGTCCGCGAATCGCTCGGCATCCTGGAACCGCTGTGTGCGACGATCGACGGCGCGGAATCGCTGGAAGCCCTGGTGGAGGCGTGCGCGATCGAGGGTGGCGACATGATGAGCATTCCCGAGGAGGAGGCGGAGTCACATCCGCGGTTGAATGCGGCCCTCACCGTAATTCCGGAAATCGACAACCTTTGCAACGGCGCCATCGGCCATCTTCTGCGGTGCCTGGAGTTCGGGAAATGGCAACGCCTCATCATCCGGAGCACGCCAGGGGCGCAGCCCGGCCGGCGGAGACCGCGCCGCACCGGTCAGCCGTTTCCGTATGACGTCGAACATGCCGGCATCCTCACCGGCAGTCCGCTCCGGAGGGTGGCATTGGATGGAAAAACCTATCTCGTGTATGAGCGTTAGACTCTGTGTGGCCACCTTCGGGGAAGATATATCTTGGGTCGCGGAAACCGGGTTCGAGGCCTGCGTTTACGACGCCACCCGCAGCCGTGCCGGCCTCATCCCGGTGAAGAACGAAGCGCGCGAGGCCTCGCAATACATCAGGCACATCGTGGAACATTATGGGGATTTCCGCGATCATGAGGTTTTCCTGCAGGGAAGCCCGAAGCCGCACAACTCCTCCATCCTCCACGCCATGAGCTTGCGGCCATGGACTGGCAAGCGGGTCCACTCGCTGGGGCGGGTGACCATGTCGTTTGATCCCAACATGGCGTTGCCTCACTATGAGCACACCATCCCGTTTGCCCGGGAAATCGGACTGCGGATGGACGAACTTCAGCCGTGGACCATCGGGGCGATGTTCGCCGCCAGCCGGGAGGCGCTGATGGATCGGCCACGGGAGTGGTGGGAAATGCTTCTGGAAAAGGCTGTGATCGAATGCGCGTGGTCGCCCTGGGTGCTGGAACGGCTTTGGCTTTCCATCATCGATCCGCGCCGGCGTGTTCCCTCCTTGACTTCCTTGTGAATTTTCACAATCTCACACGCGACTGCTGTGATAGCAGACGACGCCCATGACCTTTACGATCAACCTCGACACCCTCACGCTTGTCCGTGGTCCGCAGGACAGCAAGCCCGCCCTCATGCCGGAAGCCAAGCGGGGGGATGGAACCCCCTTCGAAGTGGTTTTCGTCCGCAACGGGATCATTGGCGAGCTCGAGGCGGATACCGTGCTCACCTTCGGTTGCAAGGCGAAGGGCAAATACGACGGTCCGGCCGTGGTGCTCGAGGATGGTTTCGTGAAATCCGGCAGCGGAGCGACGACGAAATACAGTGCGAGTCCGAGCTTCAACACCGAGGGATTGAACGACCTTTTCGCGATCGACGGTAACGATGCGAACGACGTCACCGACGTCATCTTAATGGCGGAATTTTCGTGGAAGGTCGATGATGGGGAGCCGACCAGCACGCGGACTTTTGAATTCAAGGTGAGCAACGACGTGTTGCGCGGGGATGAGACGACGCCGGCTGTTCTTCCGGATCCGGAGGAGTGGATGCCGGCCGCCATCATTCTTGACGGCCCGCCGGCGGATGGCGTTCTTGCTGCCGGATCGATCGTCCCCACCGGGGACGCCACCGGCGCGGAACTCATCGGCGGCGACATCACCTATGTCGTGGTGACCGAAGCTCTCAACGAGTTCGAAATCCAGTACCACCCTGACGAGGACATTTTCTGCGACAACATCGTTGCCGCGATCAATGGCACCGATTTCCGGAATGATCCAAACACCTCGCTGACTGCCTTCGTCGGCGTCGGTCCGAGTGTCGCCCTCACTTCGAAGATTCCCGCCGAGGCAGGGAACTCGATCCCGCTGTCTACCGACATGCCGGCCGCCCTCGACATTGATGCGATGTCCGGAGGAGTGGGCGGAACCCTCGCCACCCGGTTGGGGCAACCGGCAATTTCGAATGAGGCGGACGCCTACATGTGCGTGCGCCTTTCCCCGGTCAAGTGGGTGGGACCTCTCAATTCCTGATCGATGATTCCCGGAACCTACAACATGGATTCCTTCCTCCGGGGCGACTGGTGGGACGGCGTCCCGTCGATCCGGATCACGGTCAACGGGGAACCGCCGCTGAGTCCGATCGTCTCCGCGCGGCTGCAATTCCGGACGGGAAACCTGCTCGGATGCCAAATCGAGACCCCCACCGGGATCGTCATCGAGGACGCCGCCGGCTGGCACCTTTCCATCCCCGCGCAGGCCCTCGCTCTCCAGGCCGGCGCGTGGAACTACGACCTTGAGACCACCGACGCCGAGGACGTCGTCAGAACCTACATCAAAGGAACCATCACCGTCATCCAAGACATCACCCGATGAGCGATCCCGTCACAGTTGAAATTTCCCAGGCCCTCGACGCCTACCAACTCGCTTGCCGAGGCACGTCCGAAACTCCGCCATTCGTCGGCACCAGGGATGAGTGGTTGGCGAGTCTCAAGGCGGAGTCACCCTTCGCCACGGATGGCACCGGCCTCACTGATCCGGAGAACTGGCGGGAACTCCTCGACCTCGCCGCAATGAACGGCATCACCTCGGTAACCATCACCGCGGGCGACGAACTCGAACTGGTGAAAGACGGAGTCACCCTTTGGACACCACTCTACAGACGCGCATGAAAACCATCCTCACATTTATCCTATCCGCTTCCGCGCTGGTGGCTCAATCCACCGGTGATTTTCTTTGGCAGAAAAAGACATCCACGGGCTACACACCGGTCGCCGTCACGCCTCAGAACGGGAAAATCATCTCGTGGTCCGGCGGTAATCCGATCAGCATCGATCCGCCGAACTCCGCAATTTGGGGTAGCATCACCGGAACGCTGTCGAATCAGACGGACCTTTCCACCGCCCTCGGGCTGAAAGCCACCACGACGGCGCTGACTGCCGAGACCAGCGCGAGGACCGCCGCAGACCTACTCAAGGCTGGAATCAACGGGGAGCTGATCAGCGCGGCGAATTTCCGGAGCGCGCTCTCACTGACGACGAAGAGCGGGTTTGATGCCGCGGCGACCGATGGCGATTTCGTCTACCAGAACAGCGGGCTTGGAACCCCGACGAGCGGAGCA
Protein-coding regions in this window:
- a CDS encoding DUF3431 domain-containing protein — protein: MSVRLCVATFGEDISWVAETGFEACVYDATRSRAGLIPVKNEAREASQYIRHIVEHYGDFRDHEVFLQGSPKPHNSSILHAMSLRPWTGKRVHSLGRVTMSFDPNMALPHYEHTIPFAREIGLRMDELQPWTIGAMFAASREALMDRPREWWEMLLEKAVIECAWSPWVLERLWLSIIDPRRRVPSLTSL